The following are from one region of the Papaver somniferum cultivar HN1 unplaced genomic scaffold, ASM357369v1 unplaced-scaffold_132, whole genome shotgun sequence genome:
- the LOC113332886 gene encoding vicilin-like antimicrobial peptides 2-2 — MEEQDGNQQKKKEKEVMNITHVGKKGNSRSNKIILTSLMKKALMIGLEHKKDVLGCRRGKGTIILANQENRETHNLERGDVLRIPAGTMLNVVNRDSRQKLQFAEFFQSISIPDKFRDYIGMGGQNPESYFNSFSGEVLQAAFNTPRDQLERLFGQQKKGMIIKASEEQIKAISKHASESHQKRKGKTSSGPFNLLQKSPVHSNKYGKLIQVDGNDYNQLQDLDMSVTFTNITKGGMMAPFYNSKSSRFVMVVKGQGYFEMACPHISKTQQRGQRAQEQEETEQEGVHYQRISAQLRPRTAFVIPAGHPTTIIASKNENLQMVVYGINVRDNQKNFLAGKENVMNQISREAKELGFNVEATEVEEIFNNQKESFFLPGPQQQQQQQKQQKGEEGVHHVPLSSIYDFAAF; from the exons ATGGAGGAACAGGATGGGAATcaacagaagaagaaagagaaagaagtcaTGAATATAACTCACGTTGGGAAGAAGGGCAACAGCAGGAGCAACAAAATAATCCTTACTTCTTTGATGAAGAAAGCTTTAATGATAGGTTTAGAACACAAGAAGGATGTATTAGGGTGTCGCAGAG GGAAAGGAACGATAATTTTGGCGAATCAAGAAAACAGAGAGACACACAATCTAGAACGTGGAGACGTGCTCAGGATCCCAGCTGGGACCATGCTCAATGTAGTCAACAGAGACAGCAGACAGAAGCTACAGTTTGCTGAATTCTTCCAGTCCATCTCCATTCCAGACAAATTCAGG GACTACATTGGAATGGGAGGGCAGAATCCAGAGTCATATTTCAATAGCTTCAGTGGTGAAGTACTTCAAGCTGCTTTCAAT ACACCAAGGGATCAACTAGAAAGGTTATTTGGACAACAAAAGAAAGGAATGATAATCAAAGCATCGGAAGAACAAATTAAGGCAATCAGTAAACATGCATCAGAGAGTCACcagaagaggaaaggaaaaaCATCAAGTGGACCCTTTAATCTGTTGCAGAAGTCTCCGGTACATTCTAACAAGTACGGAAAGCTAATTCAAGTTGATGGAAATGACTACAATCAACTTCAAGATCTTGATATGTCTGTTACCTTCACAAACATCACCAAG GGTGGAATGATGGCGCCATTTTACAATTCAAAATCAAGTAGATTTGTGATGGTAGTCAAGGGTCAAGGTTACTTTGAAATGGCGTGTCCACATATCTCtaaaacacaacaaagaggacaAAGAGCACAAGAACAGGAAGAAACAGAACAAGAAGGGGTACATTACCAAAGGATTAGTGCGCAACTTCGCCCAAGAACAGCCTTTGTAATCCCGGCAGGTCATCCTACTACCATTATTGCATCCAAAAACGAGAATTTGCAGATGGTCGTATATGGAATCAATGTCCGTGATAATCAGAAAAACTTTCTTGCAG GGAAAGAGAATGTTATGAACCAGATTAGTAGAGAAGCCAAGGAATTAGGGTTCAATGTGGAAGCAACAGAGGTGGAAGAGATCTTCAACAACCAGAAAGAATCTTTCTTTCTTCCAGggcctcagcagcagcagcaacaacaaaaacaacagaaAGGAGAGGAAGGGGTGCATCATGTACCCTTGAGTTCCATCTATGATTTTGCTGCCTTCTAA